A region from the Triticum urartu cultivar G1812 chromosome 1, Tu2.1, whole genome shotgun sequence genome encodes:
- the LOC125509413 gene encoding trihelix transcription factor GTL1-like isoform X1, with protein sequence MQQQQQQPQHQGGGPGQQFGLHPPEMPPFSPSRSTGQQRISMAEAPSPISSRPPAPGPPPPQQQLNNELAGAGAVGFDEEALTAGEEGLGGGAGGNRWPRQETLALLKIRSDMDAAFRDATLKGPLWEEVSRKLAEEGYRRNAKKCKEKFENVHKYYKRTKDSRAGRNDGKTYRFFRQLEAMQSTSGVTAAPMASAPPPATAVGVPGVVGPTALRPLAEPPPVGAAAAATAGLPTPVVVGNLSFSTSNTEEYSDEDDSDDEGTDDMGGGADERGKRKRTSEGGAAAGSGGEAGSGKMMRFFEGLMKQVMERQEAMQQRFLEAIEKREQDRMIREEAWRRQEMARLAREQEILGQERAMAATRDAAVLSFIQKITGQTIPMPSIAAQAITFMPPPPPSQPHATPIAYSAAPVHPRPPSSQPPATHSPPQPQPSPRQQKPPTMPPVTPQPHKSPAPATPQLQQQAPAVNSSCMDIVVVPSEAPHDSSGYDGSGGGSGPTSSRWPKAEVHALIQLRSNLDMRYQEAGPKGPLWEEISAGMRRMGYNRSSKRCKEKWENINKYFKKVKESNKKRPEDSKTCPYFHQLEALYRNKAALGSPSGAGGALALPPPAVHANAAPQERIEAFTVAAPISQTAPQQPPVAKNDASNAGNGNGNGGGASAGVSGGAQRLAASNGGSRFVFGEAGGDAAAKKPEGIMKETTMEQRQPQPQPQAAQQAAINSYNRTGGGGAESDNMDEDDEDEDDYEDEDEEDDLDGNKTQYKIQFQGQQQHQNQHQQHHHNVVRPNATSSGGGNPPGAAAPSAPAAATTTAGSFLGMVQ encoded by the exons atgcagcagcagcagcagcagccgcagcaTCAGGGTGGAGGCCCGGGCCAGCAGTTCGGCCTGCATCCCCCAGAGATGCCGCCATTCTCGCCGTCTAGGAGCACCGGCCAGCAGCGGATCTCGATGGCCGAGGCGCCCTCGCCCATCAGCAGCCGCCCGCCGGCGCctgggccgccgccgccgcagcagcAGCTCAACAACGAGCTAGCAGGTGCCGGCGCCGTGGGCTTCGACGAAGAGGCGCTCACGGCCGGCGAGGAAGGCTTGGGCGGCGGCGCCGGAGGAAACCGGTGGCCGCGGCAGGAGACCCTGGCGCTGCTCAAGATCCGGTCGGACATGGACGCCGCCTTCCGGGACGCCACCCTCAAGGGCCCACTCTGGGAAGAGGTCTCCAG GAAGCTGGCCGAGGAGGGGTACAGGCGGAACGCCAAGAAGTGCAAGGAGAAGTTCGAGAACGTTCACAAGTACTACAAGCGCACCAAGGACAGCCGCGCCGGCCGCAACGACGGCAAGACGTACCGCTTCTTCCGGCAGCTCGAGGCGATGCAAAGCACGTCCGGTGTGACGGCGGCTCCGATGGCATCGGCCCCGCCGCCGGCGACAGCCGTCGGGGTGCCTGGGGTGGTGGGACCCACGGCTCTACGGCCCCTCGCCGAGCCGCCGCCTGTTGGTGCCGCGGCCGCCGCCACGGCTGGCCTGCCGACGCCAGTGGTAGTGGGCAACTTGAGCTTCTCAACGTCCAACACGGAGGAGTACTCGGACGAGGACGACTCGGACGACGAGGGCACCGACGACATGGGCGGCGGCGCCGACGAGCGAGGGAAGAGGAAGCGGACGTCGGAGGGTGGCGCCGCGGCTGGTTCTGGCGGCGAGGCCGGGAGCGGCAAGATGATGAGGTTCTTCGAGGGGCTGATGAAGCAGGTGATGGAGCGTCAGGAGGCGATGCAGCAGCGGTTCCTGGAGGCCATCGAGAAGCGGGAGCAGGACCGCATGATCCGCGAGGAGGCGTGGCGGAGGCAGGAGATGGCGCGCCTGGCGCGCGAGCAGGAGATCCTCGGGCAGGAGCGCGCCATGGCTGCTACCCGCGACGCCGCTGTGCTCTCCTTCATACAGAAGATCACCGGGCAGACCATCCCCATGCCGTCCATCGCCGCGCAGGCCATTACATTcatgccaccgccgccgccttcgcAGCCTCACGCCACGCCCATAGCATACTCCGCCGCGCCAGTTCATCCACGACCGCCGTCTTCGCAGCCACCTGCCACGCACTCGCCGCCTCAACCTCAACCCTCGCCACGGCAGCAGAAGCCGCCAACAATGCCGCCCGTGACGCCGCAGCCGCACAAGTCGCCGGCTCCAGCGACGCCACAGCTACAGCAGCAAGCGCCGGCCGTAAATTCAAGCTGCATGGACATCGTCGTGGTGCCCTCGGAAGCGCCGCACGACTCGTCGGGCTACGACGGGTCCGGTGGCGGCAGCGGACCGACATCGTCGCGGTGGCCCAAGGCGGAGGTGCACGCGCTGATCCAACTGCGGAGCAACCTGGACATGAGGTACCAAGAGGCCGGGCCCAAGGGACCGCTCTGGGAAGAGATCTCCGCCGGCATGCGGCGGATGGGCTACAACCGGAGCTCCAAGCGGTGCAAGGAGAAGTGGGAGAACATCAACAAGTACTTCAAGAAGGTGAAGGAGAGCAACAAGAAGCGGCCCGAGGACTCCAAGACGTGCCCCTACTTCCACCAGCTCGAGGCGCTCTACCGCAACAAGGCGGCGCTCGGCTCCCCCTCCGGCGCCGGCGGCGCACTGGCTTTGCCGCCGCCCGCAGTGCACGCCAATGCAGCTCCCCAGGAGCGCATCGAGGCGTTCACCGTCGCGGCGCCGATCTCGCAGACGGCTCCGCAGCAGCCACCTGTGGCCAAGAACGACGCCAGCAACGCCGGGAACGGCAACGGTAATGGCGGCGGCGCGTCGGCAGGAGTCTCCGGGGGAGCGCAAAGGCTGGCGGCGAGCAACGGCGGCAGCAGGTTCGTCTTCGGCGAAGCAGGCGGAGACGCGGCGGCGAAAAAG CCAGAAGGCATCATGAAGGAGACGACGATGGAGCAGAGGCAGCCACAGCCGCAGCCGCAGGCGGCGCAGCAGGCTGCGATCAACAGCTACAACcgtacgggcggcggcggcgccgagAGCGACAACATGGACGAGgacgacgaggacgaggacgactacgaggacgaggacgaggaggacGACCTCGACGGCAACAAAACGCAGTACAAGATCCAGTTCCAGGGGCAGCAACAACATCAGAATCAGCATCAACAGCACCACCACAACGTTGTCAGGCCGAACGCCACCTCGTCCGGCGGCGGCAACCCGCCTGGCGCTGCCGCTCCCAGCGCGCCGGCGGCGGCAACGACGACGGCCGGATCTTTCCTGGGCATGGTCCAGTAG
- the LOC125509413 gene encoding trihelix transcription factor GTL1-like isoform X3, with product MQQQQQQPQHQGGGPGQQFGLHPPEMPPFSPSRSTGQQRISMAEAPSPISSRPPAPGPPPPQQQLNNELAGAGAVGFDEEALTAGEEGLGGGAGGNRWPRQETLALLKIRSDMDAAFRDATLKGPLWEEVSRKLAEEGYRRNAKKCKEKFENVHKYYKRTKDSRAGRNDGKTYRFFRQLEAMQSTSGVTAAPMASAPPPATAVGVPGVVGPTALRPLAEPPPVGAAAAATAGLPTPVVVGNLSFSTSNTEEYSDEDDSDDEGTDDMGGGADERGKRKRTSEGGAAAGSGGEAGSGKMMRFFEGLMKQVMERQEAMQQRFLEAIEKREQDRMIREEAWRRQEMARLAREQEILGQERAMAATRDAAVLSFIQKITGQTIPMPSIAAQAITFMPPPPPSQPHATPIAYSAAPVHPRPPSSQPPATHSPPQPQPSPRQQKPPTMPPVTPQPHKSPAPATPQLQQQAPAVNSSCMDIVVVPSEAPHDSSGYDGSGGGSGPTSSRWPKAEVHALIQLRSNLDMRYQEAGPKGPLWEEISAGMRRMGYNRSSKRCKEKWENINKYFKKVKESNKKRPEDSKTCPYFHQLEALYRNKAALGSPSGAGGALALPPPAVHANAAPQERIEAFTVAAPISQTAPQQPPVAKNDASNAGNGNGNGGGASAGVSGGAQRLAASNGGSRFVFGEAGGDAAAKKKAS from the exons atgcagcagcagcagcagcagccgcagcaTCAGGGTGGAGGCCCGGGCCAGCAGTTCGGCCTGCATCCCCCAGAGATGCCGCCATTCTCGCCGTCTAGGAGCACCGGCCAGCAGCGGATCTCGATGGCCGAGGCGCCCTCGCCCATCAGCAGCCGCCCGCCGGCGCctgggccgccgccgccgcagcagcAGCTCAACAACGAGCTAGCAGGTGCCGGCGCCGTGGGCTTCGACGAAGAGGCGCTCACGGCCGGCGAGGAAGGCTTGGGCGGCGGCGCCGGAGGAAACCGGTGGCCGCGGCAGGAGACCCTGGCGCTGCTCAAGATCCGGTCGGACATGGACGCCGCCTTCCGGGACGCCACCCTCAAGGGCCCACTCTGGGAAGAGGTCTCCAG GAAGCTGGCCGAGGAGGGGTACAGGCGGAACGCCAAGAAGTGCAAGGAGAAGTTCGAGAACGTTCACAAGTACTACAAGCGCACCAAGGACAGCCGCGCCGGCCGCAACGACGGCAAGACGTACCGCTTCTTCCGGCAGCTCGAGGCGATGCAAAGCACGTCCGGTGTGACGGCGGCTCCGATGGCATCGGCCCCGCCGCCGGCGACAGCCGTCGGGGTGCCTGGGGTGGTGGGACCCACGGCTCTACGGCCCCTCGCCGAGCCGCCGCCTGTTGGTGCCGCGGCCGCCGCCACGGCTGGCCTGCCGACGCCAGTGGTAGTGGGCAACTTGAGCTTCTCAACGTCCAACACGGAGGAGTACTCGGACGAGGACGACTCGGACGACGAGGGCACCGACGACATGGGCGGCGGCGCCGACGAGCGAGGGAAGAGGAAGCGGACGTCGGAGGGTGGCGCCGCGGCTGGTTCTGGCGGCGAGGCCGGGAGCGGCAAGATGATGAGGTTCTTCGAGGGGCTGATGAAGCAGGTGATGGAGCGTCAGGAGGCGATGCAGCAGCGGTTCCTGGAGGCCATCGAGAAGCGGGAGCAGGACCGCATGATCCGCGAGGAGGCGTGGCGGAGGCAGGAGATGGCGCGCCTGGCGCGCGAGCAGGAGATCCTCGGGCAGGAGCGCGCCATGGCTGCTACCCGCGACGCCGCTGTGCTCTCCTTCATACAGAAGATCACCGGGCAGACCATCCCCATGCCGTCCATCGCCGCGCAGGCCATTACATTcatgccaccgccgccgccttcgcAGCCTCACGCCACGCCCATAGCATACTCCGCCGCGCCAGTTCATCCACGACCGCCGTCTTCGCAGCCACCTGCCACGCACTCGCCGCCTCAACCTCAACCCTCGCCACGGCAGCAGAAGCCGCCAACAATGCCGCCCGTGACGCCGCAGCCGCACAAGTCGCCGGCTCCAGCGACGCCACAGCTACAGCAGCAAGCGCCGGCCGTAAATTCAAGCTGCATGGACATCGTCGTGGTGCCCTCGGAAGCGCCGCACGACTCGTCGGGCTACGACGGGTCCGGTGGCGGCAGCGGACCGACATCGTCGCGGTGGCCCAAGGCGGAGGTGCACGCGCTGATCCAACTGCGGAGCAACCTGGACATGAGGTACCAAGAGGCCGGGCCCAAGGGACCGCTCTGGGAAGAGATCTCCGCCGGCATGCGGCGGATGGGCTACAACCGGAGCTCCAAGCGGTGCAAGGAGAAGTGGGAGAACATCAACAAGTACTTCAAGAAGGTGAAGGAGAGCAACAAGAAGCGGCCCGAGGACTCCAAGACGTGCCCCTACTTCCACCAGCTCGAGGCGCTCTACCGCAACAAGGCGGCGCTCGGCTCCCCCTCCGGCGCCGGCGGCGCACTGGCTTTGCCGCCGCCCGCAGTGCACGCCAATGCAGCTCCCCAGGAGCGCATCGAGGCGTTCACCGTCGCGGCGCCGATCTCGCAGACGGCTCCGCAGCAGCCACCTGTGGCCAAGAACGACGCCAGCAACGCCGGGAACGGCAACGGTAATGGCGGCGGCGCGTCGGCAGGAGTCTCCGGGGGAGCGCAAAGGCTGGCGGCGAGCAACGGCGGCAGCAGGTTCGTCTTCGGCGAAGCAGGCGGAGACGCGGCGGCGAAAAAG AAGGCATCATGA
- the LOC125509413 gene encoding trihelix transcription factor GTL1-like isoform X2: MRATTTPVSFRSGGINPREAVFYSGTLNFCKQKKLAEEGYRRNAKKCKEKFENVHKYYKRTKDSRAGRNDGKTYRFFRQLEAMQSTSGVTAAPMASAPPPATAVGVPGVVGPTALRPLAEPPPVGAAAAATAGLPTPVVVGNLSFSTSNTEEYSDEDDSDDEGTDDMGGGADERGKRKRTSEGGAAAGSGGEAGSGKMMRFFEGLMKQVMERQEAMQQRFLEAIEKREQDRMIREEAWRRQEMARLAREQEILGQERAMAATRDAAVLSFIQKITGQTIPMPSIAAQAITFMPPPPPSQPHATPIAYSAAPVHPRPPSSQPPATHSPPQPQPSPRQQKPPTMPPVTPQPHKSPAPATPQLQQQAPAVNSSCMDIVVVPSEAPHDSSGYDGSGGGSGPTSSRWPKAEVHALIQLRSNLDMRYQEAGPKGPLWEEISAGMRRMGYNRSSKRCKEKWENINKYFKKVKESNKKRPEDSKTCPYFHQLEALYRNKAALGSPSGAGGALALPPPAVHANAAPQERIEAFTVAAPISQTAPQQPPVAKNDASNAGNGNGNGGGASAGVSGGAQRLAASNGGSRFVFGEAGGDAAAKKPEGIMKETTMEQRQPQPQPQAAQQAAINSYNRTGGGGAESDNMDEDDEDEDDYEDEDEEDDLDGNKTQYKIQFQGQQQHQNQHQQHHHNVVRPNATSSGGGNPPGAAAPSAPAAATTTAGSFLGMVQ, encoded by the exons ATGAGAGCTACTACTACTCCCGTAAGCTTCAGATCCGGGGGCATCAATCCCAGAGAAGCTGTCTTTTACTCCGGCACTCTGAATTTCTGCAAGCAAAA GAAGCTGGCCGAGGAGGGGTACAGGCGGAACGCCAAGAAGTGCAAGGAGAAGTTCGAGAACGTTCACAAGTACTACAAGCGCACCAAGGACAGCCGCGCCGGCCGCAACGACGGCAAGACGTACCGCTTCTTCCGGCAGCTCGAGGCGATGCAAAGCACGTCCGGTGTGACGGCGGCTCCGATGGCATCGGCCCCGCCGCCGGCGACAGCCGTCGGGGTGCCTGGGGTGGTGGGACCCACGGCTCTACGGCCCCTCGCCGAGCCGCCGCCTGTTGGTGCCGCGGCCGCCGCCACGGCTGGCCTGCCGACGCCAGTGGTAGTGGGCAACTTGAGCTTCTCAACGTCCAACACGGAGGAGTACTCGGACGAGGACGACTCGGACGACGAGGGCACCGACGACATGGGCGGCGGCGCCGACGAGCGAGGGAAGAGGAAGCGGACGTCGGAGGGTGGCGCCGCGGCTGGTTCTGGCGGCGAGGCCGGGAGCGGCAAGATGATGAGGTTCTTCGAGGGGCTGATGAAGCAGGTGATGGAGCGTCAGGAGGCGATGCAGCAGCGGTTCCTGGAGGCCATCGAGAAGCGGGAGCAGGACCGCATGATCCGCGAGGAGGCGTGGCGGAGGCAGGAGATGGCGCGCCTGGCGCGCGAGCAGGAGATCCTCGGGCAGGAGCGCGCCATGGCTGCTACCCGCGACGCCGCTGTGCTCTCCTTCATACAGAAGATCACCGGGCAGACCATCCCCATGCCGTCCATCGCCGCGCAGGCCATTACATTcatgccaccgccgccgccttcgcAGCCTCACGCCACGCCCATAGCATACTCCGCCGCGCCAGTTCATCCACGACCGCCGTCTTCGCAGCCACCTGCCACGCACTCGCCGCCTCAACCTCAACCCTCGCCACGGCAGCAGAAGCCGCCAACAATGCCGCCCGTGACGCCGCAGCCGCACAAGTCGCCGGCTCCAGCGACGCCACAGCTACAGCAGCAAGCGCCGGCCGTAAATTCAAGCTGCATGGACATCGTCGTGGTGCCCTCGGAAGCGCCGCACGACTCGTCGGGCTACGACGGGTCCGGTGGCGGCAGCGGACCGACATCGTCGCGGTGGCCCAAGGCGGAGGTGCACGCGCTGATCCAACTGCGGAGCAACCTGGACATGAGGTACCAAGAGGCCGGGCCCAAGGGACCGCTCTGGGAAGAGATCTCCGCCGGCATGCGGCGGATGGGCTACAACCGGAGCTCCAAGCGGTGCAAGGAGAAGTGGGAGAACATCAACAAGTACTTCAAGAAGGTGAAGGAGAGCAACAAGAAGCGGCCCGAGGACTCCAAGACGTGCCCCTACTTCCACCAGCTCGAGGCGCTCTACCGCAACAAGGCGGCGCTCGGCTCCCCCTCCGGCGCCGGCGGCGCACTGGCTTTGCCGCCGCCCGCAGTGCACGCCAATGCAGCTCCCCAGGAGCGCATCGAGGCGTTCACCGTCGCGGCGCCGATCTCGCAGACGGCTCCGCAGCAGCCACCTGTGGCCAAGAACGACGCCAGCAACGCCGGGAACGGCAACGGTAATGGCGGCGGCGCGTCGGCAGGAGTCTCCGGGGGAGCGCAAAGGCTGGCGGCGAGCAACGGCGGCAGCAGGTTCGTCTTCGGCGAAGCAGGCGGAGACGCGGCGGCGAAAAAG CCAGAAGGCATCATGAAGGAGACGACGATGGAGCAGAGGCAGCCACAGCCGCAGCCGCAGGCGGCGCAGCAGGCTGCGATCAACAGCTACAACcgtacgggcggcggcggcgccgagAGCGACAACATGGACGAGgacgacgaggacgaggacgactacgaggacgaggacgaggaggacGACCTCGACGGCAACAAAACGCAGTACAAGATCCAGTTCCAGGGGCAGCAACAACATCAGAATCAGCATCAACAGCACCACCACAACGTTGTCAGGCCGAACGCCACCTCGTCCGGCGGCGGCAACCCGCCTGGCGCTGCCGCTCCCAGCGCGCCGGCGGCGGCAACGACGACGGCCGGATCTTTCCTGGGCATGGTCCAGTAG